A single window of Leptospira semungkisensis DNA harbors:
- a CDS encoding DUF885 domain-containing protein, with translation MVQKAVRILILFLILMIVFASLITWHTINFRPLTLGLYYEKIFWEDVLDDPETLTSLRILDSWGIRSHNHKWSDSSPEKEMELADKAKRNLEILRTYNPAGLNREDRTYYKALEWNLQLESDREHYIYNYYPVNQLFGIQNHIPSFLATSHIVEDEEDLSAYLDRLKGISEKMEQVIRGLELRESNGVIPPDFILKRVIHEIETFRIKDVESNILYSSLKSKLEKSNEITPERKASSLTETKKVLLDSVYPSYSKLQTFLERQLRSANNKAGAWKLPNGEQFYAHTLKNHTTTNLTPQEVHQIGLSEVNRIQTEMKTILESVGMKGKNIQTAMKELREKPEFQFPDEPTSKEKVLESYKTILEDSIRKSKTIFPKWPKAKVLVERIPQFKEAGAAGAYYEEPSLDGKRPGVFYANLRNIKEIPKFGMNTLTYHEAVPGHHLQIAWSQELTSAPRKLRTTHFTAFVEGWALYAERLAKDYEFYSDPYIDLGRLQGELFRAVRLVVDTGIHYKRWSREEAIRYMSDNTGMGPTEVTSEIERYIVYPGQACAYKIGMMSFLKMREEWKTAKGKDFDIKEYHGFVLGKGSLPLEILELTSKEELGLTSKN, from the coding sequence ATGGTTCAAAAGGCCGTAAGGATACTTATCCTATTTCTTATTCTAATGATCGTTTTTGCTTCGCTTATCACCTGGCATACGATCAATTTCCGTCCTCTTACATTAGGATTGTATTATGAAAAGATCTTTTGGGAAGATGTGTTGGATGATCCAGAGACTTTAACTTCTCTTAGGATATTGGACTCTTGGGGAATTCGATCTCATAATCACAAATGGTCCGATTCTTCTCCGGAGAAGGAGATGGAATTGGCCGACAAAGCCAAACGAAATCTCGAGATCCTCAGAACGTACAATCCTGCCGGTTTGAATAGAGAAGATCGTACTTACTATAAAGCTTTGGAATGGAATCTACAGTTGGAATCCGATCGAGAGCACTATATCTATAACTATTATCCGGTGAACCAATTATTCGGAATTCAAAATCATATTCCTTCCTTTTTGGCCACTTCGCATATCGTGGAAGATGAAGAGGATCTGAGCGCCTATCTAGATAGGCTCAAAGGAATTTCGGAGAAAATGGAGCAAGTGATTCGAGGCTTGGAACTTAGAGAGTCGAATGGAGTCATTCCGCCGGATTTCATTTTAAAGAGAGTCATTCATGAGATCGAAACATTTCGCATAAAAGATGTGGAATCGAATATTCTTTATTCAAGTCTGAAATCTAAATTAGAGAAATCGAATGAAATAACACCAGAAAGAAAGGCTTCTTCTCTGACTGAAACTAAAAAGGTACTCCTTGATTCGGTGTATCCTTCTTATTCCAAATTACAGACTTTCTTAGAAAGACAATTGAGATCCGCAAACAATAAGGCAGGAGCCTGGAAACTTCCGAATGGTGAGCAATTTTATGCTCATACATTAAAGAATCATACTACTACCAATTTAACTCCTCAAGAAGTTCACCAGATAGGTCTCTCTGAGGTTAACCGTATCCAAACAGAAATGAAAACCATTTTGGAGTCGGTCGGAATGAAAGGCAAAAATATCCAAACTGCAATGAAGGAGTTAAGAGAAAAGCCTGAGTTTCAATTTCCGGATGAACCAACGAGTAAGGAAAAGGTTCTGGAATCTTATAAAACTATTTTGGAGGATTCGATCCGAAAATCCAAAACCATATTTCCGAAATGGCCAAAAGCCAAGGTTTTGGTAGAAAGAATCCCGCAGTTCAAAGAGGCGGGAGCAGCCGGAGCTTATTACGAAGAGCCTAGTCTGGATGGAAAACGTCCCGGTGTATTCTATGCAAATTTAAGGAATATAAAAGAAATCCCTAAATTCGGAATGAATACCTTAACCTATCACGAGGCTGTTCCAGGACATCATTTACAGATAGCTTGGTCTCAAGAATTAACGTCAGCACCTCGCAAGCTTAGGACTACTCACTTCACTGCTTTTGTGGAAGGTTGGGCTCTTTATGCGGAGCGTCTTGCTAAAGATTATGAATTTTATTCAGATCCATATATCGATCTTGGAAGATTACAGGGAGAACTATTCCGTGCGGTTCGCTTGGTTGTAGATACAGGGATTCACTATAAACGTTGGAGTAGAGAAGAAGCCATTCGGTACATGTCCGATAATACAGGCATGGGGCCGACAGAAGTTACTTCTGAGATTGAAAGATACATCGTTTATCCTGGACAAGCATGTGCGTACAAGATCGGAATGATGTCCTTCTTA